One Rhododendron vialii isolate Sample 1 chromosome 2a, ASM3025357v1 genomic region harbors:
- the LOC131316150 gene encoding probable LRR receptor-like serine/threonine-protein kinase At3g47570: MGLSLFLQPFLSSVNHITVLWVGMCIMVLLHQSNSASAGLSGNDTDKLALVSIKARITQDPTNITSSWNNSHHFCRWNGVLCGRRHGRVTGLVMDSLNLAGAISPSIGNLSFLRTVRLSNNSFRGEIPGEMGWLFKLQILNLSNNLLEGQIPVNLSRCSNLRSLGLYGNKLNGNLPEELGSLSKLVQLVIGSNNLTGAIPPSFGNLSSLEVFSGQENKLEGSIPYSLGSLKNLTQFSFSSNNLSGVIPSSFYNLSSLEVFAAPQNQLEGSLPQNLSLTLPNIKVLNVWRNQLSGSIPVSISNSSKFEVIILAQNQLSPGVPVNFGSLKNLWYLNLAESGLGTGGDDDLNFIFTLTNCSKLRNFNIDSNNFGGALPNSLANLSTQLQGLSVAGNRIYGNIPANIGNLVGLSSLDLHLNQLTGSVPASIGRLHKIQEMGFGKNNLSGEIPSSIGNLSLLNQLWLEENDFQGNIPSSLGNCKDLLGLNLYGNNLSGSIPREILGLSSLSVSLDLSRNNLSGPLPQEVGDLRNLGELNLSHNKLSGKIPSSLGSCISLQYLYLDNNLFTGSIPQSLESLKAIDELDLSHNNLSGKIPRYFGNFKLLRNLNLSFNNLEGEIPSQGVFQNASAISVSGNNKLCGGIPALQLQACASGKERKNKMSLSPPLIAVITCGFLSIILASNVIILCLLRKMRQLPSVASSILGSQRNVSYGMLLKATNGFSPENLIGSGSFGSVYKGILHPSNQKAIAVKVLHQDIKGASKSFMTECKALKNIRHRNLVKIISACASIDFRGNDFKALIYEYMDNGSLESWLHPVFRQTGVADKQPRSLNLLQRLGIAIDVASALDYLHNHCHIPIIHCDIKPSNVLLDSDMTAHLGDFGLARFLHLNSELSQSQTNSVGLIGTIGYAAPEYGMGRDPSTSGDVYSYGILLFELFTGKSPTDGMFRDGTNIHRYSKMALPERVMEIVDHKLLENEEGAGQSSWTETERGKIHDCLILILKIGVECSEESPAERVTIVDAARELHLIKEMLVDRRTRE, from the exons ATGGGTTTGAGTCTATTCCTCCAACCATTTCTTTCCTCTGTAAATCATATTACTGTCCTCTGGGTTGGCATGTGCATCATGGTTTTGTTGCATCAATCCAATTCTGCCTCCGCCGGGCTAAGTGGAAATGACACAGACAAGTTAGCTTTGGTTTCCATCAAGGCCCGAATAACTCAGGACCCTACAAACATCACTAGCTCATGGAACAATTCTCACCACTTTTGCCGCTGGAATGGGGTCTTATGTGGCCGCCGCCATGGGCGAGTCACCGGGTTGGTTATGGACTCCTTGAACTTGGCCGGTGCCATATCTCCTTCCATTGGAAACCTTAGTTTCCTCCGAACTGTTAGACTCTCAAACAACAGTTTTCGAGGTGAAATTCCTGGTGAAATGGGTTGGTTATTCAAGCTGCAAATACTGAACTTGAGCAAtaatttgttggaaggacaaaTTCCAGTGAATCTCTCTCGCTGCAGTAACTTGAGGAGCCTTGGATTATATGGGAACAAGCTCAATGGAAATCTTCCGGAGGAGCTTGGTTCGTTGTCCAAATTGGTGCAACTAGTTATCGGCTCCAACAATTTAACAGGAGCAATCCCACCTTCTTTTGGGAATCTCTCCTCTCTAGAAGTTTTCTCAGGACAAGAGAATAAGTTGGAGGGAAGTATTCCTTACTCACTTGGCAGTCTGAAGAACTTAACACAATTTTCATTCTCCTCAAATAATCTATCAGGTGTGATTCCTTCATCTTTCTATAATCTTTCTTCATTGGAAGTTTTTGCGGCACCCCAAAATCAACTTGAAGGAAGTCTTCCACAAAATTTGAGCCTTACTTTGCCCAATATCAAAGTGCTTAACGTTTGGCGAAACCAGTTAAGTGGATCCATTCCGGTTTCCATATCAAATTCTTCAAAGTTTGAAGTAATCATCTTAGCACAGAACCAACTTTCTCCCGGAGTGCCTGTTAATTTTGGAAGCCTAAAGAATCTTTGGTATCTTAATTTAGCTGAGAGCGGTCTAGGTACTGGTGGTGACGATGACCTTAATTTCATCTTCACTTTGACCAACTGTAGCAAATTGAGAAATTTCAACATAGACAGCAACAATTTTGGAGGTGCTTTGCCGAACTCCTTGGCCAACCTCTCAACCCAACTTCAGGGACTATCAGTTGCAGGAAATAGGATATACGGCAATATTCCAGCAAACATTGGAAATCTCGTGGGCTTAAGTTCTTTAGATTTGCACTTGAACCAATTGACAGGGAGTGTTCCGGCCTCTATTGGTAGACTTCATAAAATTCAAGAAATGGGGTTTGGTAAAAACAATTTGTCTGGGGAAATCCCTTCCTCCATTGGGAATTTATCACTTTTGAACCAACTCTGGTtagaagaaaatgattttcaggGAAATATACCTTCAAGTCTTGGAAATTGCAAGGATTTGTTAGGACTAAATCTTTATGGCAATAATCTTAGTGGCAGCATTCCCCGAGAAATATTAGGTCTTTCATCTTTGTCAGTATCTCTGGACTTGTCTCGAAACAATCTAAGCGGCCCTCTACCTCAGGAAGTGGGTGACTTGAGAAATCTTGGTGAGCTAAATCTTTCGCATAACAAGTTATCTGGTAAAATTCCTAGCAGCCTTGGTAGTTGCATTAGCCTGCAATACCTCTATTTGGACAACAATTTATTTACAGGATCCATTCCCCAATCTTTGGAGTCTCTCAAGGCCATTGATGAATTAGATCTCTCGCATAATAACCTCTCCGGAAAGATTCCAAGGTATTTTGGAAACTTTAAATTGTTGAGGAATTTGAACCTTTCTTTCAATAACCTAGAGGGAGAGATACCGTCGCAAGGAGTGTTCCAAAATGCAAGTGCAATTTCAGTCTCTGGAAATAACAAGCTCTGTGGGGGTATACCTGCATTACAGCTCCAAGCATGTGCTtctggaaaagaaagaaagaataaaatgtCTCTCAGTCCACCCTTAATCGCTGTCATAACATGTGGGTTTTTGAGTATAATTTTGGCATCAAATGTCATAATCCTTTGTCTGCTTAGAAAGATGAGACAACTGCCTTCTGTGGCATCTTCTATACTGGGTTCACAGAGGAATGTTTCATATGGAATGCTCCTCAAAGCAACGAACGGCTTCTCTCCGGAAAACTTAATTGGTTCAGGAAGCTTTGGTTCAGTATACAAAGGAATTCTTCATCCAAGCAATCAGAAAGCTATTGCAGTGAAAGTACTCCACCAAGATATTAAAGGAGCTTCAAAGAGTTTTATGACTGAATGCAAAGCTTTGAAAAACATCCGGCACAGAAACCTCGTCAAAATCATAAGTGCTTGTGCAAGTATTGATTTCCGAGGTAATGACTTCAAGGCCCTTATTTATGAGTACATGGACAATGGGAGTCTTGAAAGTTGGTTGCATCCTGTTTTTCGGCAAACTGGTGTTGCTGATAAGCAGCCTAGAAGTTTGAATCTCCTTCAGCGATTGGGCATAGCTATTGATGTGGCTTCTGCTTTGGATTATCTTCACAATCATTGTCACATACCAATTATACATTGTGATATCAAGCCAAGCAATGTTCTTCTTGACAGTGACATGACTGCCCACTTGGGTGATTTTGGATTAGCAAGGTTCCTGCATCTGAATAGTGAACTTTCTCAGAGCCAAACCAACTCTGTTGGTTTAATAGGGACTATTGGATATGCAGCACCAG AATATGGCATGGGACGTGATCCATCTACCAGTGGTGATGTATACAGCTATGGAATCCTGTTGTTTGAGTTGTTCACTGGAAAAAGTCCCACAGATGGCATGTTTAGAGATGGCACGAACATTCACAGATATTCCAAGATGGCTTTGCCAGAAAGAGTGATGGAGATTGTTGATCACAAACTTTTAGAAAACGAGGAAGGCGCCGGCCAAAGTTCTTGGACAGAAACAGAAAGGGGAAAAATACATGATTGTTTGATTCTGATACTCAAAATCGGAGTTGAGTGTTCTGAGGAATCACCAGCAGAACGAGTAACCATTGTTGACGCGGCTAGGGAATTGCATTTGATCAAGGAGATGCTGGTTGATAGAAGGACTAGAGAATAA